A window of Homalodisca vitripennis isolate AUS2020 unplaced genomic scaffold, UT_GWSS_2.1 ScUCBcl_12752;HRSCAF=22637, whole genome shotgun sequence genomic DNA:
TTTCCGCTTATGTTATAACCATTTTTTAGAGTATCAAATAAGAATAGTAATAATACTCTTAAACGGCTGgcaaacttacaatttttaatattattatcatttaacatATACTGTGGGGAGGGGGAGGAGGTGCTCCTGTACCCCAGCTTGACTGCAGATATGGAAAATTTCTAGTGGTAACCTCCCTCCCCCATTAGGTCATCCTAGATACTCCTAAGAGAATGGTAAGTGAATTATCAGGATATTACTAAACTCAAAACATAcacataaaatatctaaatttaagattaaaagttATCTGcacttattttttgtattatgaacaattaatatactttaaaaatgttttgaagtgatgaaaaactttatttcaaagcACTATAATTCAAGAATCTTTACAAACCTTTTCAACTTCTGGACTTGGCAGCTCCATGACAACAGGTAATTGATTCATAATCAATTGACTCATAATCTTCTTCCTCAGCTTTCTTTTCCCTTCTTTTCCACATTTTCCGCAGGAAACTCAGTCTTTTCTTGACCGTTGCTTTCCTTTCTAGTGTTCCTCCCTCCTCTGTATCTTGCTTGTTTTCCAGGAACCTACTCAAGATGGAATTTGATCTTTTCTTGTTTGTCTTTCTACCAGAACTGCTTTGAGCGTCTCCAGACATCAACTGTGACATTCTCTGTTCCCTGCCAATCACTTCCATTCTCTCAGAGGCATCATAGTATGTTGATCCGATACTTCGATCCAAAGTTTGCATATTCTCACAGCTTGAGGACTGCCTCCTAATTTTATGCTTGTTGGTCAAGTCTGTATCACTTTTCGCTCCTTTACTTCCATGTAACTGAGGATTCAgccttttgttttcaaaataattctgatCATTCTCAGCCGAACCATTGATTTTACAAGTGCTACCACCACTACCATTTTTGAGCTCAGAGCTTCCATAAATCGCACAACCATCTAGAACAATTTTGATATTTCCAATCTTTTGCTCCTTCACGAGTTCACTGTTTTTACAGTCCACATCTTCTAAATTCAACTCGATCTTGATGGAGTTTGATAGTTTGCTTTCCTTACTTCCACCCAAAATTGCTCTCTCTGACTCGATAGAATTCCGCACTGTGCGATGTCTGCCGACGAGCTCTTGTGACTTCAGTGTATCTTCATTGATATGCACACTGTCACGAAGCTCCTGCATGCTCTGACATTTCTCGTTCGAGTGTGCCAAGGAGAGCTGCTGTGTACGGGTGCTGACAGGTATAGACGTGTCACTAAATGCGATCTTGCTGAGGCGTACAGAGCTGCGGTGAGGCACAGGTCTCCGCAGTTGAGTACGACTGTCTGACAGCACCCTCCGCAACATGCAACGCTCTGAGGAACTCTGCCCGATGTTGGAGCTGTGAGACGAGGAGGTGGATGTTTCATAACTGCCAGATTGTTTAGGGATTGCTC
This region includes:
- the LOC124375041 gene encoding uncharacterized protein LOC124375041, whose translation is MLQRAGNRLDHEQWLQSLIDAMALPGTANTFSARPVMHFRYSSQDHHENLIERIKSFRCPSYSSAPNDDGAIPKQSGSYETSTSSSHSSNIGQSSSERCMLRRVLSDSRTQLRRPVPHRSSVRLSKIAFSDTSIPVSTRTQQLSLAHSNEKCQSMQELRDSVHINEDTLKSQELVGRHRTVRNSIESERAILGGSKESKLSNSIKIELNLEDVDCKNSELVKEQKIGNIKIVLDGCAIYGSSELKNGSGGSTCKINGSAENDQNYFENKRLNPQLHGSKGAKSDTDLTNKHKIRRQSSSCENMQTLDRSIGSTYYDASERMEVIGREQRMSQLMSGDAQSSSGRKTNKKRSNSILSRFLENKQDTEEGGTLERKATVKKRLSFLRKMWKRREKKAEEEDYESIDYESITCCHGAAKSRS